A part of Paramisgurnus dabryanus chromosome 15, PD_genome_1.1, whole genome shotgun sequence genomic DNA contains:
- the lrrfip1a gene encoding uncharacterized protein lrrfip1a isoform X21, translated as MGSQGPGRKRTPSKNGMTGEEDALNLIAREAEARLAAKRAARAEAREIRMKELERQQKETDDRIDRDYLEKGSSRASTISGTTLTSLGGTSSRRGSGDTTITADTEASIREIKEIHELKDQIQDVEAKHMQNLKEMKDTLSQVEDKYRKAMVSNAQLDNEKTNLIYEVDTLKDSLMELEEMLSETRRELEEKSKDLEREKHAHSILQFQFSELKETLKQSEELLTEIRQLRMKQDGFVREVSDLQETIEWKNKKIGALERQKEFSDAIRNERDELRDEVVQLKDILKKHGIVLGPDLTTNGETGEEVGEGDQNSQTSSAEIREGSSVLGTQQLKICKDQKDLDEEVQENHDSLISTSLETNDNGDLRDEVNQGVEQHSDNKPEEPPSSVDNDEVTTTTPMVEIKAEQLVLEDSRNNTVESECEVHTDEPVEENQQEITICAKHSEIIEIETSVSGPVLDENQPSESVSKPVEKPAESSQTEKAPQTQGGSASNKKRRKKKKGKQKQKQNDKQESETKICDTSEKILNEDNPDQKLESDPEGSHEEQLGNDASTAVHTEVSTDSHDSTRNIETDRDEIISMNTVPADDARDQFRVITDVVDSGETSNPKTDCPESTTGNSISNLTEVIDDQTKDSENLAQEISSDKEALLSHELSDKSMDAVDRCVENLESISISDNIEKSLSVDNKEGKSHVDSGGVEEEPRIQIIDPGETTFPGDHDESASKCHPSSSVIEKVECEKLIQEQSTMPTDQELENILQNTIEVEQKESKTQTDQAELVEEALIMPSREVFSGDNNIVTAVTESQVPVLEKCEGEEGRSLHGELLPEVQYTGEKEADQESIELGDSHHESKLEKGEDENKTSCQGQVMLETLPEDKDIMVGKGEEDGKKTSVRDEVMVKTQPTGKDEDILLKKGDEDIKEGSVQDQVMVETQPPGENEDILVGKTKEDEEEGSVQGHVMLDELSVENKAILVENVEEDENERSVQDQVMLVTQPTEKDEEILSEKGKEDEKEELVQDQVMLETQPTEKGEEILLKKGKEDEKEESAQDQVMLETQTTGKDEDILLKKDEGDEKEESVQGQIMLDTQPPGENRDILVEKGVEEEKEGPVQDQVMNDTQLSGEDEGILVESVTVSPEQKGEDEEEDEGESFDFDEMDLEASSEDPLKQQCQDKPNKEVTLSKESVQEDQTKKGSEPLEPKNQMDDGQTTTEVDACLTEDSQVDQKDIEPNQQQHDTSERKECTVEEHEQGSEELRHNEGADRPSEIETKNVEQEKNSYIPQEDQEPNISREQEVEKPIAGNGKEDDRKESKKSAKKGKGKGKEECKMS; from the exons actGATGACCGGATAGACCGTGACTACTTGGAAaag ggCTCTTCGCGAGCATCCACGATATCTGGCACCACTCTTACCTCTCTGGGTGGGACGTCCTCACGGAGAGGAAGTGGAGATACAACCATCACTGCAGACACAGAAGCCTCTATACGGGAAATCAAG GAGATCCATGAGCTTAAGGATCAAATTCAAGATGTGGAGGCGAAGCACATGCAGAACCTCAAAGAGATGAAG GATACCTTGTCGCAAGTGGAAGATAAGTATCGGAAGGCCATGGTATCCAATGCACAGCTAGACAATGAGAAAACCAATCTGATATATGAAGTGGACACTTTAAAAGACTCTTTAATGGAACTGGAGGAAATGCTCTCTGAAACACGTCGTGAGCTTGAGGAGAAGAGTAAG gACCTTGAACGAGAGAAGCATGCACATAGTATACTGCAGTTTCAGTTCAGTGAATTAAAAGAGACGTTGAAACAAAGTGAAGAACTGCTAACT GAAATCCGTCAGTTACGAATGAAGCAGGACGGCTTTGTTAGAGAGGTTTCTGACCTTCAGGAAACTATTGAAtggaagaataaaaaaattggg GCATTAGAGAGGCAGAAGGAATTTTCTGATGCCATTCGCAATGAGAGAGACGAACTCAGAGATGAGGTCGTTCAGCTCAAAGATATTTTAAAG AAACATGGTATTGTTCTTGGACCTGATCTAACCACCAATGGAGAAACAGGTGAAGAAGTGGGAGAGGGCGACCAGAATTCTCAAACATCGTCTGCTGAGATTCGAGAGGGCAGTAGTGTACTAG GCACTCAACAGTTGAAGATCTGTAAAGACCAAAAAGATTTGGATGAGGAGGTGCAAGAGAATCATGACTCGTTGATTTCTACATCTTTAGAAACAAATGACAATGGAGACCTTAGGGATGAAGTGAACCAGGGTGTAGAGCAGCACTCTGATAACAAACCTGAAGAACCTCCAAGTTCTGTTGATAATGATGAGGTCACTACAACCACACCTATGGTTGAGATCAAAGCAGAACAGCTTGTATTGGAAGATTCAAGGAATAATACTGTGGAATCAGAGTGTGAGGTTCATACCGATGAACCTGTGGAAGAAAATCAACAAGAGATCACTATATGTGCCAAGCATAGTGAGATAATTGAAATAGAAACTTCAGTCTCTGGTCCAGTACTTGATGAAAATCAACCAAGTGAGTCAGTAAGCAAGCCTGTGGAGAAACCTGCTGAATCATCTCAAACTGAAAAAGCTCCACAGACTCAAGGTGGCAGTGcttcaaataaaaaaaggagaaagaaaaagaaggGCAAACAGAAACAGAAACAAAATGATAAGCAGGAGAGTGAAACAAAGATATGTGATACAAGTGAAAAGATTTTAAATGAGGATAATCCAGACCAAAAACTGGAAAGTGATCCAGAGGGAAGCCATGAAGAGCAACTAGGGAATGACGCATCTACTGCAGTGCATACAGAAGTCTCAACTGATTCACATGACAGTACAAGAAACATTGAAACAGACCGTGATGAAATAATAAGCATGAATACAGTACCTGCAGATGATGCTAGAGATCAGTTTCGAGTAATCACAGATGTGGTTGATTCAGGAGAAACTTCTAACCCCAAAACCGATTGTCCTGAATCTACAACTGGCAACAGTATCTCTAACCTAACAGAAGTTATTGATGACCAAACTAAAGATTCAGAAAATCTTGCTCAAGAGATTTCTTCAGACAAAGAAGCTTTACTGTCTCATGAACTTTCTGATAAGTCCATGGATGCTGTTGACAGGTGTGTGGAAAATCTCGAGTCCATCAGTATTTCTGATAATATTGAGAAGTCTTTGTCGGTGGATAACAAGGAAGGGAAGAGCCATGTGGACAGTGGTGGAGTAGAAGAGGAGCCAAGGATTCAAATTATTGATCCAGGAGAGACAACTTTCCCTGGAGATCATGATGAGTCAGCTTCAAAATGTCATCCCTCTTCATCTGTTATAGAGAAGGTAGAATGTGAAAAGCTAATCCAGGAACAATCAACAATGCCCACTGATCAAGAGTTAgaaaacattcttcaaaatactATTGAAGTGGAGCAGAAAGAGAGTAAGACACAGACAGATCAAGCTGAATTGGTTGAAGAAGCTCTTATAATGCCTAGCAGAGAAGTATTCAGTGGAGACAATAATATAGTCACTGCTGTAACTGAATCTCAGGTTCCAGTTTTAGAAAAGTGTGAAGGTGAGGAAGGAAGATCATTGCATGGTGAGCTTCTACCTGAGGTTCAATATACTGGAGAGAAGGAGGCAGATCAGGAATCAATAGAGTTAGGAGACTCCCACCATGAATCCAAGTTAGAAAAAGGTGAGGATGAGAACAAAACATCATGTCAAGGTCAGGTTATGCTTGAAACACTGCCTGAGGATAAGGATATTATGGTGGGAAAAGGTGAGGAGGATGGCAAGAAAACATCAGTCCGAGATGAGGTTATGGTTAAAACGCAACCAACTGGAAAGGATGAAGATATTCTGCTGAAGAAAGGTGATGAGGATATAAAGGAAGGATCAGTCCAAGATCAGGTTATGGTTGAAACGCAACCACCTGGGGAGAATGAAGATATTCTGGTGGGAAAAACTAAGGAGGATGAAGAGGAAGGATCAGTTCAAGGTCATGTTATGCTTGATGAACTTTCTGTGGAGAATAAGGCTATTCTGGTGGAAAATGTCGAGGAGGATGAGAATGAGAGATCAGTTCAAGATCAGGTTATGCTTGTAACACAACCGACTGAAAAGGATGAAGAAATTCTGTCGGAAAAGGGTAAGGAGGATGAGAAGGAAGAATTAGTCCAAGATCAGGTTATGCTTGAAACACAACCGACTGAAAAGGGTGAAGAAATTCTGCTGAAAAAGGGTAAGGAGGATGAGAAGGAAGAATCAGCCCAAGATCAGGTTATGCTTGAAACACAAACGACTGGGAAGGATGAAGACATTCTGCTAAAAAAAGATGAGGGGGATGAGAAGGAAGAATCAGTCCAAGGTCAAATTATGCTTGATACACAACCACCTGGAGAGAACAGAGATATTCTGGTCGAGAAAGGAGTGGAAGAAGAGAAGGAAGGACCAGTTCAAGATCAAGTTATGAATGACACGCAGCTGTCTGGAGAGGATGAAGGCATTTTGGTTGAGTCAGTTACAGTTTCTCCAGAGCAGAAGGGAGAAGATGAGGAGGAAGATGAAGgagagtcatttgattttgatgaAATGGATCTGGAAGCATCATCAGAAGACCCTTTGAAACAACAATGTCAAGATAAACCAAATAAAGAAGTTACTCTGTCAAAAGAAAGTGTGCAAGAAGACCAGACTAAAAAAGGCAGTGAACCTCTGGAACCAAAGAACCAAATGGATGATGGACAAACAACAACAGAGGTAGACGCTTGTTTAACAGAGGACAGTCAAGTTGACCAGAAAGACATTGAACCTAATCAACAACAGCATGATACATCTGAACGTAAAGAATGTACAGTTGAGGAACATGAGCAAGGATCAGAAGAACTGAGGCACAATGAAGGAGCTGATCGTCCCTCAGAAATAGAGACAAAAAATGTAGAACAGGAGAAGAATAGTTACATTCCACAAGAAGACCAGGAACCAAACATATCAAGAGAGCAGGAAGTTGAAAAACCAATAGCAGGGAACGGGAAGGAAGATGATAGAAAGGAGTCTAAGAAAAGTGCCAAGAAAGGGAAGGGCAAGGGGAAAGAAGAATGTAAAATGTCTTAA
- the lrrfip1a gene encoding uncharacterized protein lrrfip1a isoform X23, producing the protein MGSQGPGRKRTPSKNGMTGEEDALNLIAREAEARLAAKRAARAEAREIRMKELERQQKEIYQVQKKYYGLDNLDNKFGDIEQWMEDSERYTRLSRRHASVSDDEERMSVGSRSSMRTDDRIDRDYLEKGSSRASTISGTTLTSLGGTSSRRGSGDTTITADTEASIREIKDTLSQVEDKYRKAMVSNAQLDNEKTNLIYEVDTLKDSLMELEEMLSETRRELEEKSKDLEREKHAHSILQFQFSELKETLKQSEELLTKHGIVLGPDLTTNGETGEEVGEGDQNSQTSSAEIREGSSVLGTQQLKICKDQKDLDEEVQENHDSLISTSLETNDNGDLRDEVNQGVEQHSDNKPEEPPSSVDNDEVTTTTPMVEIKAEQLVLEDSRNNTVESECEVHTDEPVEENQQEITICAKHSEIIEIETSVSGPVLDENQPSESVSKPVEKPAESSQTEKAPQTQGGSASNKKRRKKKKGKQKQKQNDKQESETKICDTSEKILNEDNPDQKLESDPEGSHEEQLGNDASTAVHTEVSTDSHDSTRNIETDRDEIISMNTVPADDARDQFRVITDVVDSGETSNPKTDCPESTTGNSISNLTEVIDDQTKDSENLAQEISSDKEALLSHELSDKSMDAVDRCVENLESISISDNIEKSLSVDNKEGKSHVDSGGVEEEPRIQIIDPGETTFPGDHDESASKCHPSSSVIEKVECEKLIQEQSTMPTDQELENILQNTIEVEQKESKTQTDQAELVEEALIMPSREVFSGDNNIVTAVTESQVPVLEKCEGEEGRSLHGELLPEVQYTGEKEADQESIELGDSHHESKLEKGEDENKTSCQGQVMLETLPEDKDIMVGKGEEDGKKTSVRDEVMVKTQPTGKDEDILLKKGDEDIKEGSVQDQVMVETQPPGENEDILVGKTKEDEEEGSVQGHVMLDELSVENKAILVENVEEDENERSVQDQVMLVTQPTEKDEEILSEKGKEDEKEELVQDQVMLETQPTEKGEEILLKKGKEDEKEESAQDQVMLETQTTGKDEDILLKKDEGDEKEESVQGQIMLDTQPPGENRDILVEKGVEEEKEGPVQDQVMNDTQLSGEDEGILVESVTVSPEQKGEDEEEDEGESFDFDEMDLEASSEDPLKQQCQDKPNKEVTLSKESVQEDQTKKGSEPLEPKNQMDDGQTTTEVDACLTEDSQVDQKDIEPNQQQHDTSERKECTVEEHEQGSEELRHNEGADRPSEIETKNVEQEKNSYIPQEDQEPNISREQEVEKPIAGNGKEDDRKESKKSAKKGKGKGKEECKMS; encoded by the exons actGATGACCGGATAGACCGTGACTACTTGGAAaag ggCTCTTCGCGAGCATCCACGATATCTGGCACCACTCTTACCTCTCTGGGTGGGACGTCCTCACGGAGAGGAAGTGGAGATACAACCATCACTGCAGACACAGAAGCCTCTATACGGGAAATCAAG GATACCTTGTCGCAAGTGGAAGATAAGTATCGGAAGGCCATGGTATCCAATGCACAGCTAGACAATGAGAAAACCAATCTGATATATGAAGTGGACACTTTAAAAGACTCTTTAATGGAACTGGAGGAAATGCTCTCTGAAACACGTCGTGAGCTTGAGGAGAAGAGTAAG gACCTTGAACGAGAGAAGCATGCACATAGTATACTGCAGTTTCAGTTCAGTGAATTAAAAGAGACGTTGAAACAAAGTGAAGAACTGCTAACT AAACATGGTATTGTTCTTGGACCTGATCTAACCACCAATGGAGAAACAGGTGAAGAAGTGGGAGAGGGCGACCAGAATTCTCAAACATCGTCTGCTGAGATTCGAGAGGGCAGTAGTGTACTAG GCACTCAACAGTTGAAGATCTGTAAAGACCAAAAAGATTTGGATGAGGAGGTGCAAGAGAATCATGACTCGTTGATTTCTACATCTTTAGAAACAAATGACAATGGAGACCTTAGGGATGAAGTGAACCAGGGTGTAGAGCAGCACTCTGATAACAAACCTGAAGAACCTCCAAGTTCTGTTGATAATGATGAGGTCACTACAACCACACCTATGGTTGAGATCAAAGCAGAACAGCTTGTATTGGAAGATTCAAGGAATAATACTGTGGAATCAGAGTGTGAGGTTCATACCGATGAACCTGTGGAAGAAAATCAACAAGAGATCACTATATGTGCCAAGCATAGTGAGATAATTGAAATAGAAACTTCAGTCTCTGGTCCAGTACTTGATGAAAATCAACCAAGTGAGTCAGTAAGCAAGCCTGTGGAGAAACCTGCTGAATCATCTCAAACTGAAAAAGCTCCACAGACTCAAGGTGGCAGTGcttcaaataaaaaaaggagaaagaaaaagaaggGCAAACAGAAACAGAAACAAAATGATAAGCAGGAGAGTGAAACAAAGATATGTGATACAAGTGAAAAGATTTTAAATGAGGATAATCCAGACCAAAAACTGGAAAGTGATCCAGAGGGAAGCCATGAAGAGCAACTAGGGAATGACGCATCTACTGCAGTGCATACAGAAGTCTCAACTGATTCACATGACAGTACAAGAAACATTGAAACAGACCGTGATGAAATAATAAGCATGAATACAGTACCTGCAGATGATGCTAGAGATCAGTTTCGAGTAATCACAGATGTGGTTGATTCAGGAGAAACTTCTAACCCCAAAACCGATTGTCCTGAATCTACAACTGGCAACAGTATCTCTAACCTAACAGAAGTTATTGATGACCAAACTAAAGATTCAGAAAATCTTGCTCAAGAGATTTCTTCAGACAAAGAAGCTTTACTGTCTCATGAACTTTCTGATAAGTCCATGGATGCTGTTGACAGGTGTGTGGAAAATCTCGAGTCCATCAGTATTTCTGATAATATTGAGAAGTCTTTGTCGGTGGATAACAAGGAAGGGAAGAGCCATGTGGACAGTGGTGGAGTAGAAGAGGAGCCAAGGATTCAAATTATTGATCCAGGAGAGACAACTTTCCCTGGAGATCATGATGAGTCAGCTTCAAAATGTCATCCCTCTTCATCTGTTATAGAGAAGGTAGAATGTGAAAAGCTAATCCAGGAACAATCAACAATGCCCACTGATCAAGAGTTAgaaaacattcttcaaaatactATTGAAGTGGAGCAGAAAGAGAGTAAGACACAGACAGATCAAGCTGAATTGGTTGAAGAAGCTCTTATAATGCCTAGCAGAGAAGTATTCAGTGGAGACAATAATATAGTCACTGCTGTAACTGAATCTCAGGTTCCAGTTTTAGAAAAGTGTGAAGGTGAGGAAGGAAGATCATTGCATGGTGAGCTTCTACCTGAGGTTCAATATACTGGAGAGAAGGAGGCAGATCAGGAATCAATAGAGTTAGGAGACTCCCACCATGAATCCAAGTTAGAAAAAGGTGAGGATGAGAACAAAACATCATGTCAAGGTCAGGTTATGCTTGAAACACTGCCTGAGGATAAGGATATTATGGTGGGAAAAGGTGAGGAGGATGGCAAGAAAACATCAGTCCGAGATGAGGTTATGGTTAAAACGCAACCAACTGGAAAGGATGAAGATATTCTGCTGAAGAAAGGTGATGAGGATATAAAGGAAGGATCAGTCCAAGATCAGGTTATGGTTGAAACGCAACCACCTGGGGAGAATGAAGATATTCTGGTGGGAAAAACTAAGGAGGATGAAGAGGAAGGATCAGTTCAAGGTCATGTTATGCTTGATGAACTTTCTGTGGAGAATAAGGCTATTCTGGTGGAAAATGTCGAGGAGGATGAGAATGAGAGATCAGTTCAAGATCAGGTTATGCTTGTAACACAACCGACTGAAAAGGATGAAGAAATTCTGTCGGAAAAGGGTAAGGAGGATGAGAAGGAAGAATTAGTCCAAGATCAGGTTATGCTTGAAACACAACCGACTGAAAAGGGTGAAGAAATTCTGCTGAAAAAGGGTAAGGAGGATGAGAAGGAAGAATCAGCCCAAGATCAGGTTATGCTTGAAACACAAACGACTGGGAAGGATGAAGACATTCTGCTAAAAAAAGATGAGGGGGATGAGAAGGAAGAATCAGTCCAAGGTCAAATTATGCTTGATACACAACCACCTGGAGAGAACAGAGATATTCTGGTCGAGAAAGGAGTGGAAGAAGAGAAGGAAGGACCAGTTCAAGATCAAGTTATGAATGACACGCAGCTGTCTGGAGAGGATGAAGGCATTTTGGTTGAGTCAGTTACAGTTTCTCCAGAGCAGAAGGGAGAAGATGAGGAGGAAGATGAAGgagagtcatttgattttgatgaAATGGATCTGGAAGCATCATCAGAAGACCCTTTGAAACAACAATGTCAAGATAAACCAAATAAAGAAGTTACTCTGTCAAAAGAAAGTGTGCAAGAAGACCAGACTAAAAAAGGCAGTGAACCTCTGGAACCAAAGAACCAAATGGATGATGGACAAACAACAACAGAGGTAGACGCTTGTTTAACAGAGGACAGTCAAGTTGACCAGAAAGACATTGAACCTAATCAACAACAGCATGATACATCTGAACGTAAAGAATGTACAGTTGAGGAACATGAGCAAGGATCAGAAGAACTGAGGCACAATGAAGGAGCTGATCGTCCCTCAGAAATAGAGACAAAAAATGTAGAACAGGAGAAGAATAGTTACATTCCACAAGAAGACCAGGAACCAAACATATCAAGAGAGCAGGAAGTTGAAAAACCAATAGCAGGGAACGGGAAGGAAGATGATAGAAAGGAGTCTAAGAAAAGTGCCAAGAAAGGGAAGGGCAAGGGGAAAGAAGAATGTAAAATGTCTTAA